CTGATAGAAATCACTTGCATAATCATAAATCTGTAATGCACCTGTACAAAACATCTGTGTCGCTATTTGTAAGCATGGATTGAAGAGGAAAAGACTACAGTTCATGCTGTGATCTGCCTGCTTGCCTATTTTTGGCACCCACTATAACTATGTAACGTAGGTACAGAGCACAAAGAACTGCAAGGCCGAACCGATTCATATTGATAGCtgtatgttgtattttgttATCCAATGTGTGTTGACTGATTGAAAGAATACATCTGactataagttgtgttgtttgatgaacatatttgcttttgttgcatgtttttaatgtttaatgccAGGCCAGCAACTTTCAGTTTAGGCCTGGTGTCAACTGttttatacataaatacataaatacataaatcatGAAACACATCAGTTGTCAGTGTCTCATATTAAAGTGGGTATAAACGCTTGCCAAAAGTCGTCattatttctgttatttttctttttttcaagaaGGCCCAGAAGGAATTAATGGCTCATCTTCTGCACTGCATCTACTCATCTGCTGCAGGCTGCAGTGATGGTTGTGCACCATCAGCTCGAGGGACCATCCTCTGAATAATGACTTGAACTATTTTAATACGTGTCCCGTGGTGGAAACACTGGCAAGTGTCCAAAActcaaaacaatgaggtctCTCAACTACAAGATGGTGACTGTCGCATTTAAGTGTTGATGAGGTTTGAGTCagtttatttattgtgtgtacattttaactaaatatgttaatatacagtaccaTAAAGACAGCATACATCTACAAGATGGTAATGTGGgaacagaatattttgtttgtacAACCTTATAGAACATGAGATGGAGAGCTCACTAAGATAATGTAAAGATAAAATCACTAATTTTAGTACATTTCAATGAACATTTTATTTGATCACTCAGAGGCCTTCATTTCATTCAGATTAATATAAAGTATTCAGACAGTAAGCATTACACTACCTGATTTGCTCAATGTGTTTGATTAAATATGCAACATGATCAGAACACTCTGATTTGTACACTGTACATACAGTAAGATTACATTGTACACTAAGAGTTCTAATCGTGCCACATTTCCATTCACCTTTATGATCACACTGAGGTGCTGAAACCCAGGGCCTTTTTGGACACCCTCTGTGCATCCTCAGCGAGCATGTCGAGGAAAGTATGAAGAGCTTTGTAGGTGGAGATAAAAGACACAATCATTGCCGCTGGGATTCCAAATAATGGAATAAATCTGAACCCTTCCTCTGCTGCCATTAATGCAGCATCACTTACAGACAAGCACAACATCTTAATGATAAGCTCtttgtttatttcctttaaacccagttgtgatgtcatcactgatCTAAGATCATCCAAAGGCACGCGTGCACTAAGAGCAAGACTCTGCAGTGACTTGCTATCAAGACCAAATGTAACTTTGTACTCAATGATGGTAGCAACCAGCATGGTTACATCAGTGGCAAAAGAGAGCCCAGGAACTGGTGCAGCTGCTATGAGTGCAGATGCAGAGGCAAGGTACTTGATTTTAGACCCAAAGACCTCTTTCTTCTTTCTGATGGTCTCAGGATTGACATTGGGCATGGCCAGCAGCAGAGTGTTCCTCTTGTGTGCAGGAAGTTCTCTCTCCAGGGTCTCCTCTAACAGATGGAAATCATAGAGGTGGAGCTCACAGCTGGACACCAGGAAGAC
This Epinephelus lanceolatus isolate andai-2023 chromosome 15, ASM4190304v1, whole genome shotgun sequence DNA region includes the following protein-coding sequences:
- the LOC117266714 gene encoding interferon-inducible GTPase 5-like produces the protein MDNPFDYEKIKKIKEELQTNGPDAAAAKIQEYLDERDNKPLNIAITGETGSGKSTFVNAFRGILDEEDERAAPTGPVETTSEATPYPHPNYPNVILWDLPGIGTTNFPADKYLKSVGFERFDFFIIISADRFRENDVKLAQEIQRMGKKFYFVRSKIDNTVRDEERRLRSKFNEERTLQQIRDNCIQGLEKLDIASPQVFLVSSCELHLYDFHLLEETLERELPAHKRNTLLLAMPNVNPETIRKKKEVFGSKIKYLASASALIAAAPVPGLSFATDVTMLVATIIEYKVTFGLDSKSLQSLALSARVPLDDLRSVMTSQLGLKEINKELIIKMLCLSVSDAALMAAEEGFRFIPLFGIPAAMIVSFISTYKALHTFLDMLAEDAQRVSKKALGFSTSV